Proteins encoded in a region of the Fusobacterium sp. IOR10 genome:
- the trpE gene encoding anthranilate synthase component I: protein MKLKTYEEIISGDIETPITLFKKYIKEEVGFLLESGEKFHPKGRYSFIGKPYMLLTGDEKEIKVQENNELKIIKGDPFNLIKDYLDEIEVENTTTFNFVGGAVGSVSYDSIRVYENIPNENSDKIKTPMIDLMFTKEFIAYDHLFQRIHIIVLEEDTKAGEEKARKKIKTIMEDINKEVKLNHNIQDIDIDFKSNVTREKFIENVKKAKDYIYAGDIFQVVLSQRFSGKKENVDSLDLYRKLTQVNPSAYMYYLKMESYEVIGSSPEMLVEVNNNIVKNCPIAGTRKTSKDEKENKKIEEGLLKDEKEISEHNMLVDLGRNDMGRIAKIGSVKVPSYLKVKNYSHVMHITSLVQGELREDKNILDAFKSFFPAGTLSGAPKIRAMEIIDELENLKRGVYGGAVGYFGFNNTMDMCIAIRTIIKKDDVINIQAGAGIVYDSDPESEYEETLNKLRACVKAITGKEKI, encoded by the coding sequence ATGAAATTAAAAACTTATGAAGAGATTATTTCAGGAGACATAGAAACTCCTATCACTTTATTTAAAAAATACATAAAAGAGGAAGTGGGATTTTTACTAGAAAGTGGTGAGAAATTTCATCCAAAGGGGAGATATTCATTTATAGGAAAACCATATATGCTATTAACTGGTGATGAAAAAGAAATAAAAGTTCAAGAAAATAATGAATTAAAAATTATTAAAGGGGATCCATTTAATTTAATAAAAGACTATCTAGATGAAATAGAAGTTGAAAATACAACTACATTTAATTTTGTAGGAGGAGCTGTTGGATCTGTTTCCTATGACTCAATAAGAGTTTATGAAAATATTCCAAATGAAAACAGTGACAAAATAAAAACTCCAATGATTGATCTAATGTTTACAAAGGAATTTATTGCATATGATCATTTATTTCAAAGAATACATATTATTGTTTTAGAGGAAGATACAAAGGCTGGAGAAGAAAAAGCTAGAAAAAAAATAAAAACAATAATGGAAGACATTAACAAAGAGGTTAAATTAAATCACAATATTCAGGATATAGATATTGATTTTAAAAGTAATGTTACAAGGGAAAAGTTTATAGAAAATGTAAAAAAAGCAAAGGATTATATATATGCAGGGGATATATTTCAAGTTGTTTTAAGCCAAAGATTCAGTGGTAAAAAGGAAAATGTGGATTCCTTGGACCTATATAGAAAACTAACTCAAGTAAACCCTTCAGCCTATATGTATTATTTGAAAATGGAATCATACGAGGTTATTGGATCTAGTCCAGAAATGTTAGTTGAAGTAAATAATAATATAGTAAAAAATTGTCCAATAGCTGGAACTAGAAAAACCTCAAAGGATGAAAAAGAAAATAAAAAAATAGAAGAGGGACTATTAAAGGATGAAAAGGAAATATCTGAACATAATATGTTAGTTGATTTAGGAAGAAACGATATGGGAAGAATAGCTAAAATAGGTTCAGTTAAAGTTCCAAGCTATTTAAAAGTAAAAAATTATTCCCATGTAATGCATATTACATCCCTAGTACAAGGGGAACTTAGGGAGGATAAAAATATTTTAGATGCATTTAAAAGTTTTTTCCCTGCTGGAACCTTAAGTGGTGCTCCTAAGATTAGGGCAATGGAAATAATTGATGAGTTGGAAAATTTAAAACGTGGAGTTTACGGGGGAGCTGTTGGATACTTTGGATTTAATAATACTATGGATATGTGCATTGCCATAAGAACAATTATTAAAAAAGATGATGTTATAAATATACAAGCAGGGGCAGGAATAGTTTATGACTCAGATCCTGAATCTGAATATGAAGAAACTTTAAATAAATTAAGAGCCTGTGTGAAAGCTATAACAGGAAAGGAGAAAATATGA
- the trpC gene encoding indole-3-glycerol phosphate synthase TrpC, producing the protein MEEYLKKIVETKLKFIEKKYKHKKNMSFYEAIKKDGLSIIGEIKKASPSKGLIKKDFNPRKIAKKYNSCVDAISVLTEEDFFLGKDKYLRMVSKKVEIPVLCKDFILDKIQIYNAKALGASAILLIVNILDEDKLKNLYELAKKIDLDVLMEVHTREEIQIALRVGADIIGINNRDLKSFSTNIENTIELRKYIPKNILVVSESGIKTKEDVEKLSSVKIDGILVGESFMLSQCVEDLARTFKESYSN; encoded by the coding sequence ATGGAGGAATATTTAAAAAAAATTGTGGAAACTAAATTAAAATTTATAGAAAAGAAATATAAGCATAAAAAAAATATGAGCTTTTATGAGGCTATTAAAAAGGATGGATTAAGTATAATTGGTGAAATAAAAAAAGCATCCCCTTCCAAGGGATTAATAAAAAAAGATTTTAATCCTCGTAAAATAGCTAAAAAATATAATAGTTGTGTAGATGCAATATCAGTACTCACAGAGGAAGATTTCTTTTTAGGTAAGGATAAATATCTAAGAATGGTTTCAAAAAAAGTAGAAATACCTGTTTTATGTAAAGATTTTATACTAGATAAAATTCAAATTTATAATGCCAAAGCCCTAGGAGCAAGTGCAATATTGTTGATTGTAAATATTTTAGATGAAGATAAATTGAAAAATCTTTATGAATTAGCAAAAAAAATAGATTTAGATGTTCTTATGGAAGTTCATACAAGGGAAGAAATTCAAATAGCCCTAAGGGTGGGAGCAGACATTATAGGTATAAATAATAGGGATTTAAAAAGTTTTTCAACAAATATTGAAAATACAATTGAACTTAGAAAATATATTCCTAAAAATATTTTAGTTGTTAGTGAATCTGGAATAAAAACAAAGGAAGATGTGGAAAAATTATCAAGTGTTAAAATTGATGGAATTTTAGTGGGAGAAAGTTTTATGCTGTCTCAATGTGTAGAGGATCTAGCTAGAACTTTTAAAGAAAGTTATTCTAATTAA
- a CDS encoding phosphoribosylanthranilate isomerase — translation MEIKICGIKKIKEINIINNFDLTYAGFIFSHSKRKISLEMGKVLIEKLRRDILPVGVFVNEDISFILKAVKICKLKVIQLHGDETTDYIEKLKNNLEIKGIKIWKVIHVKNEINIDEIKKYNMVHGILFETFKTGSYGGTGETFNWDLIKDITVNQKKILAGGINSENINSAINISKANVIDVNSGVETNLIKDKEKIKLLFKNIK, via the coding sequence ATGGAAATAAAAATATGTGGAATTAAAAAAATTAAAGAAATTAATATAATAAATAACTTTGATTTAACCTATGCAGGTTTTATTTTTTCCCATTCAAAAAGAAAAATATCTTTAGAAATGGGGAAGGTATTAATTGAAAAATTAAGAAGGGATATTTTACCAGTTGGAGTTTTTGTAAATGAAGACATATCCTTTATATTAAAGGCAGTTAAAATATGTAAACTTAAAGTTATTCAGCTTCACGGAGATGAAACTACAGATTACATAGAAAAATTAAAAAATAATTTGGAAATTAAAGGGATAAAAATATGGAAGGTAATCCATGTGAAAAATGAAATAAATATAGATGAAATAAAAAAATATAATATGGTTCATGGAATATTATTTGAAACCTTTAAAACTGGATCTTACGGTGGAACTGGTGAGACTTTTAATTGGGATCTTATTAAAGATATAACTGTTAATCAAAAAAAAATACTAGCTGGTGGAATAAACAGTGAAAATATAAATTCAGCAATAAATATTTCAAAAGCTAATGTTATAGATGTAAATTCTGGAGTTGAAACAAATTTAATAAAAGATAAAGAAAAAATAAAATTGTTATTTAAAAATATAAAATAA
- the trpD gene encoding anthranilate phosphoribosyltransferase yields the protein MKEIIKKLVNLNNLSASEMEYAMNYIMDENSDDILISSFLTALSIKKETSVEVTAGAKVLRNLATKVNVDDLVMIDIVGTGGDLSNTFNISTATAIVVAAGGGCVIKHGNRSVSSNCGSADVLEGLGVKLDLTPEEVKECVQRTNLSFLYAPSFHRAMKNVGKVRKNLGLRTIFNILGPLINPGSANHMLVGVYEERLMDIYGDVLKNLGVKKALIVYGEDGLDEATITGNTKVLELNNGVFKKYTINPRDFGFELGKKEDIQGRDAIFNGKIIKDIFKGEKGAKRDIVILNSALAMYASNLVTSIEDGILKAKKIIDERLAYKKLEEFILVSNEV from the coding sequence ATGAAAGAAATAATAAAGAAATTAGTTAATTTAAATAATTTAAGTGCTAGTGAAATGGAATATGCAATGAACTATATTATGGATGAAAATAGTGATGATATTCTTATTAGCAGTTTTTTAACAGCTCTTTCAATAAAAAAGGAAACTTCTGTTGAAGTTACTGCAGGGGCAAAAGTTCTAAGGAACCTAGCTACTAAAGTAAATGTTGATGACTTAGTTATGATAGATATAGTTGGAACAGGGGGAGATTTATCCAATACATTTAATATAAGTACAGCAACAGCTATAGTAGTTGCTGCTGGAGGTGGATGTGTAATTAAACATGGTAACCGTTCAGTATCTAGTAACTGTGGAAGTGCAGATGTATTGGAAGGATTGGGAGTAAAGCTTGATTTAACTCCTGAGGAAGTTAAAGAATGTGTTCAAAGAACTAATTTAAGTTTTCTATATGCCCCTTCATTTCATAGGGCAATGAAAAATGTTGGAAAAGTAAGAAAAAATTTAGGACTTAGAACTATATTCAATATACTTGGTCCCCTTATAAATCCAGGATCAGCAAATCATATGCTAGTTGGAGTTTATGAAGAAAGGCTAATGGATATTTACGGAGATGTTTTAAAGAATCTAGGTGTTAAAAAAGCTTTAATAGTTTATGGGGAAGATGGATTAGATGAGGCTACTATAACAGGAAATACAAAGGTTCTTGAATTAAATAATGGTGTGTTTAAAAAATATACTATAAATCCTAGGGATTTTGGCTTTGAACTTGGGAAAAAAGAAGATATTCAAGGAAGAGATGCAATTTTTAACGGAAAAATTATAAAAGATATTTTCAAAGGGGAAAAGGGAGCTAAAAGGGATATTGTAATATTAAATTCAGCCCTTGCTATGTATGCTTCTAATTTAGTAACTTCTATAGAAGATGGAATTTTAAAAGCAAAAAAAATAATTGATGAAAGATTGGCTTATAAAAAATTAGAAGAATTTATACTAGTAAGTAATGAGGTGTAA
- the trpA gene encoding tryptophan synthase subunit alpha encodes MNKLEKKLREKNKNFIGFLTGGDPSIDKLGSMVHALEDGGCDVIEIGVPFSDPLADGPVIQSAGQRAIEKGVCLRSIFTEISKFRKDIQVPLVFLIYYNSIFNYGVKEFVEKCEKIGIDGLIIPDLPYEEQDEILEFLDQEKIALIPFATPTSKDRMKKTLSRGSGFVYTVSSLGVTGRDSEIYKDFEEYIKEVKKYSNIPVAVGFGISSKEDVENIYKYVDNVIVGTAIVKKIHESSGDYEVVKNYVKELCI; translated from the coding sequence ATGAATAAATTGGAAAAAAAATTAAGAGAAAAGAATAAAAATTTTATAGGATTCTTAACAGGGGGAGATCCTAGTATAGATAAATTAGGATCAATGGTACATGCACTAGAAGATGGAGGATGTGATGTTATAGAAATAGGAGTTCCATTTTCAGATCCATTAGCTGATGGACCAGTTATTCAAAGTGCAGGTCAAAGAGCTATTGAAAAGGGAGTTTGTTTAAGATCAATCTTTACTGAAATCAGTAAATTTAGAAAGGATATACAAGTACCCTTGGTGTTTTTAATATACTATAATTCTATATTTAATTATGGAGTAAAGGAATTTGTGGAAAAATGTGAAAAAATAGGAATAGATGGTCTTATAATTCCAGATCTTCCATATGAGGAACAAGATGAAATTTTAGAATTTTTAGATCAAGAAAAAATAGCTTTAATTCCATTTGCAACACCAACTTCAAAGGATAGAATGAAGAAAACCCTTTCTAGGGGAAGTGGATTTGTGTACACTGTTTCTTCTCTTGGAGTTACAGGAAGGGATTCTGAAATTTATAAGGATTTTGAAGAATATATAAAGGAAGTAAAAAAATATTCTAACATACCTGTGGCAGTTGGTTTTGGAATAAGTAGTAAAGAAGATGTGGAAAATATATATAAATATGTTGACAATGTTATAGTGGGAACAGCAATAGTTAAAAAAATTCATGAATCAAGTGGAGACTATGAAGTTGTAAAAAATTATGTGAAAGAACTTTGCATCTAA
- a CDS encoding radical SAM protein, producing MGIRYNKIQDKHRREIVLLKSFPCAYGKCSFCNYIEDNSLDEDSMDIINRDTIKNITGEFGVLEVINSGSVFELTDETMKMIKDVVYEKNIKIIYFEIYYGYLKRLDEIRKLFPGVEVRIRMGLETFNEDFRINHYNKNFKLNEDILKLLGKEIYSICLLVCTKGQTKKMIDRDIELGLKYFKNITLNIFIDNGTIVKRDENLVKWFIEKYSYLQDDDRVELLINNKDLGVFEQ from the coding sequence ATGGGAATAAGATATAATAAAATTCAAGATAAGCATAGAAGGGAAATAGTACTTTTAAAAAGTTTTCCATGTGCTTATGGAAAATGTAGCTTTTGTAATTATATAGAAGATAATTCTTTAGATGAAGATTCTATGGATATAATCAATAGAGATACAATAAAAAATATTACTGGGGAATTTGGAGTTTTAGAAGTTATAAATTCAGGTTCTGTATTTGAATTAACTGATGAAACTATGAAGATGATAAAAGATGTTGTCTATGAAAAAAACATTAAAATTATTTATTTTGAAATATATTATGGATATTTAAAAAGATTAGATGAAATTAGAAAATTATTCCCAGGAGTAGAAGTTAGAATTAGAATGGGGCTTGAGACTTTTAATGAGGATTTTAGAATTAATCATTATAATAAAAATTTTAAATTAAATGAAGATATTCTAAAATTATTAGGAAAGGAAATATATTCTATTTGTTTACTTGTTTGTACCAAGGGTCAAACAAAAAAAATGATAGATAGGGATATAGAATTAGGGCTTAAATATTTTAAAAATATAACTTTAAATATCTTCATAGATAATGGTACAATAGTTAAAAGAGATGAAAATCTAGTGAAATGGTTTATAGAAAAATATAGTTATCTTCAAGATGATGATAGAGTGGAACTTCTTATCAATAATAAAGATCTAGGAGTGTTCGAACAATGA
- the hydG gene encoding [FeFe] hydrogenase H-cluster radical SAM maturase HydG translates to MNFTQKYAKEMAEYDKMDKDFIDDDLIWEKLNQAEAPSKEDVRRVLKKAEKCVRLEPEETAILIQNQDPDTIKEMYQLAYKLKHEVYGDRLVFFAPLYCSDECVNKCKYCGFRCDNGVMKRKTLSLKEVSEEVKVMIEEGQKRTILVYGESPNTQVDYMVDTVKTVYDTKTEHGEIRRANINCAPLRTDEFAKLKDIGIGTVQVFQETYHHKTYRFMHPEGTMKGHYRWRLYSMDRAMKGGIDDMGLGVLFGLYDWRFEVMGLLYHTIHLEENFNGVGPHTISFPRITFATETPFSRELKYKVSDEDFKKLVAVIRLSVPYTGLICTAREPKEVRDQVIPLGVSQIDAGTRIGVGAYAKSKKANQLNDSEQFTINDDNSLDDVVKTVCETGEIPSFCTACYRAGRTGEEFMKVAKSKFVHNYCIPNAMFTLKEYVLDYATPETAKIALKVIEQHLEKLKDEPYYKEVADGLKSIDEGKRDVKF, encoded by the coding sequence ATGAATTTCACACAAAAATATGCTAAGGAAATGGCAGAATATGATAAAATGGACAAAGATTTTATTGATGATGATTTAATTTGGGAAAAATTAAATCAAGCAGAAGCACCTTCAAAGGAAGATGTTAGAAGGGTTTTAAAAAAGGCAGAGAAATGTGTTAGATTAGAACCAGAAGAAACAGCTATATTAATTCAAAATCAAGATCCAGACACTATTAAAGAAATGTATCAACTAGCATACAAATTAAAACATGAGGTTTACGGAGATAGATTAGTATTTTTTGCACCACTATACTGTAGTGATGAATGTGTAAATAAATGTAAATATTGTGGATTTAGATGTGACAATGGAGTTATGAAACGTAAAACTCTTTCTTTAAAAGAAGTATCAGAAGAAGTTAAGGTAATGATAGAAGAGGGACAAAAAAGAACTATACTAGTTTATGGGGAATCACCTAATACTCAAGTTGATTATATGGTAGATACAGTAAAAACAGTATATGACACAAAAACAGAACACGGTGAAATTCGTCGTGCAAATATAAATTGTGCTCCACTAAGAACAGATGAATTTGCAAAACTAAAGGATATTGGAATAGGAACTGTTCAAGTTTTCCAAGAAACTTATCATCACAAAACTTATAGATTCATGCATCCAGAGGGAACTATGAAGGGTCACTATCGTTGGAGACTTTACTCTATGGATAGAGCAATGAAAGGTGGAATAGATGATATGGGTCTAGGAGTTTTATTTGGACTTTATGATTGGAGATTTGAGGTTATGGGTCTTTTATATCACACAATTCACTTGGAAGAAAATTTCAATGGTGTTGGACCACATACAATTTCATTTCCTAGGATAACATTTGCAACTGAAACACCTTTTAGTAGAGAATTGAAATATAAAGTTTCAGATGAAGACTTTAAAAAATTAGTTGCAGTTATTAGATTGTCAGTTCCATATACAGGATTAATATGTACTGCTAGGGAACCAAAGGAAGTTCGTGATCAAGTTATACCTCTTGGAGTTTCTCAAATAGATGCAGGTACTAGAATAGGTGTGGGAGCTTACGCAAAATCAAAAAAAGCCAATCAATTAAATGATTCTGAACAATTTACAATTAATGATGACAATTCCTTAGATGACGTTGTTAAAACAGTTTGTGAAACTGGAGAAATTCCATCTTTTTGTACTGCATGTTATAGAGCAGGAAGAACTGGGGAAGAATTTATGAAAGTGGCAAAATCTAAATTTGTACATAATTATTGTATTCCAAATGCTATGTTTACATTGAAGGAATATGTTTTAGATTATGCAACACCAGAAACTGCAAAAATTGCACTTAAAGTAATTGAACAACATTTGGAAAAATTAAAGGACGAACCATATTATAAAGAAGTGGCAGATGGACTTAAAAGTATTGATGAAGGAAAAAGAGACGTTAAATTCTAA
- a CDS encoding GGDEF domain-containing protein — protein MLLNNRISTFYIPILTLVNSKFLFAHDTFSKTNFDFKNYVLLGTIELIILSCLLMLSLFLLILLNYKLRKTKDNLTIALKNLEESKQRFLDVTDAAEAVVWEIGRDSKFNYVSNKIEKILGYFPEELFEMSVYNILKEKENFQIEILKSIEEKEKLYKRKYKFIHKNNNEIWLQISGVPIYDEHNKFMGFRGVLNDITREHHRECKLNILARSDALTGLMNRRYFLEESRKYLESNILEEKDFSYAMVDIDYFKNINDTYGHDAGDKVLRELAILMKEVSKGECLIGRLGGEEFAYAFPNTNINHAKQLMIDLQNKINRHAFIVNGEKIFISVSVGISYLNETNKTLDELNKASDIALYKGKNNGRNRIEV, from the coding sequence TTGCTTTTAAATAATAGAATTTCAACTTTCTATATACCTATATTAACTTTAGTTAATTCTAAATTTCTTTTTGCACATGACACTTTTTCTAAAACAAATTTTGATTTTAAAAATTATGTCCTTTTAGGAACTATAGAACTAATTATTTTATCTTGTTTGTTAATGTTGTCATTATTCCTTTTAATTTTATTAAATTATAAATTAAGAAAAACAAAGGATAATCTAACAATAGCGTTAAAAAATTTAGAAGAAAGTAAACAAAGATTTCTAGATGTTACAGATGCTGCTGAAGCAGTTGTTTGGGAAATAGGAAGGGACAGTAAGTTCAATTATGTATCAAATAAAATAGAAAAAATTTTAGGTTATTTTCCTGAGGAATTATTTGAAATGTCAGTTTATAATATTTTAAAGGAAAAAGAAAATTTTCAAATTGAAATTTTAAAAAGCATAGAGGAAAAGGAAAAACTTTATAAAAGGAAATATAAGTTCATACATAAAAATAATAATGAAATTTGGTTGCAAATAAGTGGGGTACCTATATACGATGAACATAATAAATTCATGGGTTTTAGAGGAGTTTTAAATGATATAACTAGAGAACATCACAGGGAATGTAAATTGAATATTTTAGCTAGATCAGACGCACTAACAGGGCTTATGAATAGAAGATATTTTTTAGAGGAATCTAGAAAATATTTAGAAAGTAACATTCTTGAAGAAAAGGATTTTTCCTATGCAATGGTTGACATTGATTATTTTAAAAATATTAATGATACCTATGGACATGATGCTGGGGACAAAGTTTTAAGAGAGCTAGCTATATTAATGAAGGAAGTTTCAAAGGGGGAATGTTTAATTGGTAGATTAGGAGGAGAGGAATTTGCCTATGCCTTTCCAAATACAAATATAAATCATGCAAAACAACTTATGATTGATTTACAAAATAAAATTAATCGTCATGCCTTTATTGTAAATGGGGAAAAAATATTCATATCAGTAAGTGTTGGAATTAGTTATTTAAATGAAACAAATAAAACATTAGATGAATTAAATAAAGCTTCTGACATTGCCCTATACAAAGGGAAAAACAATGGAAGAAATAGAATAGAAGTATAA
- a CDS encoding TM1266 family iron-only hydrogenase system putative regulator yields MSEERDTRIAIIGIVVENLSKFYLVNAILHEYSKLFVGRMGIPYKEREISVITLIAEGTNDEISAVTGKLGRVEGVSVKAMLTKVK; encoded by the coding sequence ATGAGTGAAGAAAGGGACACAAGAATAGCCATAATAGGAATTGTAGTTGAAAATCTAAGTAAATTTTACTTGGTAAATGCTATTTTACATGAATACTCAAAGCTATTTGTTGGAAGAATGGGAATCCCCTATAAAGAACGTGAAATCTCTGTAATTACATTAATTGCTGAGGGCACAAATGATGAGATATCTGCTGTTACAGGAAAACTTGGAAGAGTGGAAGGTGTATCTGTTAAAGCAATGTTGACTAAAGTTAAATAA
- a CDS encoding queuosine precursor transporter has product MRNELMWLVMLLVNFLSILFIYKKYGKIGLYIWIPISTILANIQVVLLVDLFGVGTTLGNILYAGGFLVTDILAENYGKKHAQRAVYIGFFSLIVMSVIMKIAVSFVPSDVKEAVIMFQGLQRIFDFMPRLICASLLAYLTSQSHDIWAYEFWKKRYSETKHIWIRNNASTLVSQLIDNTIFTLVAFYGVYPKEVLIEIFITTYILKVLVAISDTPFVYLASYLHNNGKIQEVE; this is encoded by the coding sequence ATGAGAAATGAATTAATGTGGTTGGTTATGTTACTTGTAAATTTTTTAAGTATATTATTTATTTACAAAAAATATGGTAAAATAGGACTATACATATGGATACCTATTTCAACTATACTTGCTAATATACAAGTTGTTTTATTGGTTGATTTATTTGGTGTAGGTACTACTTTAGGAAATATTTTATATGCTGGTGGATTTTTAGTTACAGATATATTAGCTGAAAATTATGGTAAAAAACATGCTCAAAGGGCTGTTTATATAGGGTTTTTCTCTTTAATAGTTATGAGTGTAATTATGAAAATAGCAGTATCATTTGTTCCAAGTGATGTGAAAGAAGCAGTTATAATGTTTCAAGGTTTACAAAGAATATTTGATTTTATGCCTAGATTAATATGCGCATCTCTACTTGCTTACTTAACTTCACAAAGTCACGATATATGGGCCTATGAATTTTGGAAGAAAAGATACAGTGAAACAAAGCATATTTGGATAAGAAACAATGCAAGTACCCTTGTAAGTCAATTAATTGACAATACAATATTTACATTGGTTGCTTTTTATGGTGTTTATCCTAAAGAAGTTTTAATAGAAATATTTATAACAACTTATATTTTAAAAGTTTTAGTTGCGATTTCAGATACTCCATTTGTATATTTAGCTAGTTATTTGCATAACAATGGAAAAATACAAGAAGTTGAATAA
- the trpB gene encoding tryptophan synthase subunit beta: protein MTKFGIYGGQYVPESLMNPLLDLERELKEALKDKDFMDEYNYYLKEYVGRANPLYYAKALSEKYKGAKIYLKREDLNHTGAHKINNVLGQVLLAKRMGKTKIIAETGAGQHGVAVATVATLMGMECRVFMGKEDVERQSLNVFKMKLLNAEVISVTSGTSTLKDATNEAIKEWVRSVEDTFYVIGSVVGPHPYPYMVREFQKVIGVEARAQILEKEGRLPNRIYACIGGGSNAMGIFYPFVKDETVQLIGAEAGGLGVKSGKHAVVLSDEVDAHIGVFQGMKSILLTDENGNILPAHSISAGLDYPGVGPEHAYLKSIDRAVYKSITDEEALVALKELSSVEGIIPAIESSHAVALALREIDETTKDDIIIINISGRGDKDMNTIMDYYENNDIHKLNK from the coding sequence ATGACAAAATTTGGAATATACGGAGGACAATATGTCCCAGAAAGTTTAATGAATCCTTTATTGGATTTAGAAAGAGAATTAAAAGAGGCTTTAAAAGACAAAGATTTCATGGATGAGTATAACTATTATTTAAAGGAATATGTTGGAAGAGCAAATCCTTTATATTATGCTAAGGCCCTTAGTGAAAAATATAAGGGAGCTAAAATATATCTTAAAAGGGAAGATTTAAACCACACAGGTGCCCATAAAATAAATAATGTATTAGGACAAGTATTACTTGCTAAAAGAATGGGAAAAACTAAAATTATTGCAGAAACAGGAGCAGGACAACATGGTGTAGCAGTTGCCACAGTTGCTACATTAATGGGAATGGAATGTAGAGTCTTTATGGGAAAAGAGGATGTTGAAAGACAGTCTTTAAATGTATTTAAAATGAAATTATTAAATGCAGAGGTTATTTCAGTTACAAGTGGAACTAGTACTTTAAAGGATGCAACTAATGAGGCAATAAAGGAATGGGTACGTAGTGTTGAAGACACTTTTTATGTTATAGGTTCAGTTGTGGGACCTCATCCTTATCCTTATATGGTTAGAGAATTTCAAAAGGTTATAGGTGTTGAAGCAAGGGCTCAAATTTTAGAAAAAGAAGGAAGATTGCCAAATAGAATATATGCTTGTATTGGTGGAGGAAGTAATGCAATGGGAATATTTTATCCCTTTGTAAAGGACGAAACTGTTCAATTAATAGGAGCTGAAGCTGGAGGGCTAGGAGTTAAGTCAGGAAAACATGCTGTTGTTTTATCAGATGAAGTTGATGCTCATATTGGAGTTTTCCAAGGAATGAAATCAATATTATTAACTGATGAAAATGGAAATATTCTTCCTGCCCATTCAATATCAGCAGGTCTTGATTACCCTGGGGTAGGTCCTGAACATGCTTATTTAAAAAGTATAGATAGGGCAGTTTATAAATCTATCACTGATGAGGAAGCTTTAGTTGCTTTAAAGGAGCTTTCAAGTGTTGAGGGGATTATTCCAGCAATAGAAAGTTCCCATGCAGTTGCTTTAGCTTTAAGAGAGATTGATGAAACTACAAAGGATGACATTATAATTATAAATATCTCTGGAAGAGGGGATAAGGATATGAATACTATAATGGATTATTATGAAAACAATGATATTCACAAATTAAATAAATAA
- a CDS encoding aminodeoxychorismate/anthranilate synthase component II: protein MIVLIDNYDSFTYNLYQYIGKYNKDILVYRNDEITLDELDKLQIEGIIISPGPKTPYEAGITLPIIKKYYNKIPILGICLGHEAIGVAFGGKLNHSKKIMHGKTSKIKLNDDKLFSNMPDEIKVARYHSLIVEDLPDELEILTMGDNEIMGIKHRDYDVYGLQFHPESILTQCGDEIIANFINLCR from the coding sequence ATGATAGTACTAATAGATAATTATGATTCCTTTACTTACAATCTATATCAATATATTGGGAAATATAATAAAGATATACTTGTGTATAGGAATGATGAAATAACTTTAGATGAATTGGATAAATTACAAATAGAGGGAATAATAATCAGCCCAGGACCAAAAACTCCATATGAAGCAGGGATAACCCTTCCTATTATAAAAAAATACTATAATAAAATTCCTATTTTAGGTATATGTTTAGGACATGAGGCTATAGGAGTTGCCTTTGGAGGGAAATTAAATCACAGTAAAAAAATAATGCACGGGAAGACAAGTAAAATAAAATTAAATGATGATAAATTATTTTCAAATATGCCAGATGAAATAAAAGTAGCAAGGTATCATTCTTTAATAGTTGAAGATCTTCCAGATGAGCTAGAAATTTTAACAATGGGGGATAATGAAATAATGGGAATAAAACATAGGGACTATGATGTTTATGGACTTCAATTTCATCCAGAATCAATTCTTACCCAATGTGGAGATGAAATAATAGCTAATTTTATTAATTTATGTAGATAG